The following nucleotide sequence is from Nitrospira sp..
AACGCCCGGCCGACGAGTTCCTGATCGGGAACGGCTCGACCGAGTTGATCCATATACTGCCGCGCGCCTTGGGGATTCGACGTCTGTTGATCATCGGCCCGACCTTTTCGGAATATGCCGCGGCCATGGACTGCAGCGCGGGTCAGGTCACAGCGACCATGGCGGAACGGACCGATGGTTATCGACCTCCACTGGAGGCGGTGCGGAGACTGTTGACGGGGAGTGCCGAAGAGAAGGAGGGCCGAGCATCATTCGACGCCTTGGTCCTCTGTAATCCCAACAGTCCGACCGGCCAGGCTTGTGAGGTCAAGCAGGTCATGACGGTGGCACGGTTGGCAGCGCGGCTGGGGGTCTGGCTGCTTCTGGACGAGACCTTTACCGAATATTGTGAACCAGCATCCATCCTGTCCGAACGACTTCCGGCGACGACGCTGGTGCTGCGGAGCTTCACAAAATTCTACGGCCTTCCCGCTGTGCGGATCGGCTATGTCGTGGCACATGTGCGGGTTATCGAGCGTCTCAAGGCGCGGCAACCTCCTTGGTCTGTCAATATGCCGGCTCAGGTGGCGGCCGTGGCGGCGCTCCGAGACAAGACCCATGCAAGGCGCAGCCTGACGTTCATGGCGCGTGAGCGGGCACGGTTGCTGGTCGAGCTTCAACGGTTGCCCGGCTGTGTCGCCTTTCCGTCGGAGGCCAATTTCATTCTGCTCGAATTGCCGGTTGGCGAGCGTGCCCGGACGATAGTGGCTGCGCTTCGTCGACAGGGCCTGCTAATCAGAGATTGCTCGATGGTCGCAGGCTTGAATGATCGAACGGTGCGCGTGGCCGTGCGCTCGACGTCGGACAATACTCGGCTCCTGCGCGCCCTCTCCCAGGCGCTCGGCGGAAAGGCTTCATGACACTGACTGCATCACGAACACTCTCGACGAAGCATCGCATCGTGGAGGGCACATTGATCGTCGACTTGGGGGCACGGCTGCGCGTGTTATCGTCGGCTCCGCGAGGAGGCGGTCTCCGGACGACGCGGTACATCCTGAATCATCAGGTCACTTCCGTGGGGCGAACGAGTCAGCCGTGGGGAGACCCCAGTCTGTATCTGCGGAAGCTGGCCGGATCACTCGGGGTGGATGTGGACTGCGTCGCCCTCATGACGGCGGTTCCGATGACACAGGTGGTGGTCAGCCGAGCCATGGCTGGGGGCATATGGGTGGAATGCCTGGCGACGGTGGGGGTGACCAATGCGGTGCGCGCCGGCGAGGTGCCGGCTCCAGAGGTGCGTAACGCCGGATCCCATACCACCGGAACGATCAACCTCATTGTGATTACCAATGCCTGCCTGGCTGCTCCAGCGCTGGTGGGAGCCGTGCAGGTGGCGACAGAGAGCAAGACAGGCACCTTGTGTGACCATGCCGTGCCCAGTTGGACCGGCAGTCCCAATGCGACCGGAACCGGGACGGATGCAGTGGTCATGGCCTGCGCCTTGAAGGGGCACGGTCCTTGGCAAGCCTACGCAGGGACGCATACCATGGTGGGGGCGATGATCGGACAGGTGACGGCGGACTGCCTCACGCAAGGCTTGGTGCGTGCGGCTCAATGGATGTCTTCGGCGTCATCGGCTGGTTCATCTGTCTGAGAGGGTGCTGCCTTCATGCCTCACCAGGCCAAAGCAATTGCGGTGCTCGGAACCGGGTCGGATGTCGGCAAGAGCCTGATCACTGCCGGTCTGTGCCGGCTGCTGGCCCGTTCGGGTGTCGCGGTCGTCCCATTCAAAGCGCAAAATATGTCGTTGAATTCG
It contains:
- a CDS encoding pyridoxal phosphate-dependent class II aminotransferase translates to MHGGDVYGAARELGQDPSTMLDFSASINPLGPSASALRAFRRSANLLPHYPDPACWDLRQALAAHWQRPADEFLIGNGSTELIHILPRALGIRRLLIIGPTFSEYAAAMDCSAGQVTATMAERTDGYRPPLEAVRRLLTGSAEEKEGRASFDALVLCNPNSPTGQACEVKQVMTVARLAARLGVWLLLDETFTEYCEPASILSERLPATTLVLRSFTKFYGLPAVRIGYVVAHVRVIERLKARQPPWSVNMPAQVAAVAALRDKTHARRSLTFMARERARLLVELQRLPGCVAFPSEANFILLELPVGERARTIVAALRRQGLLIRDCSMVAGLNDRTVRVAVRSTSDNTRLLRALSQALGGKAS
- a CDS encoding adenosylcobinamide amidohydrolase, producing the protein MTLTASRTLSTKHRIVEGTLIVDLGARLRVLSSAPRGGGLRTTRYILNHQVTSVGRTSQPWGDPSLYLRKLAGSLGVDVDCVALMTAVPMTQVVVSRAMAGGIWVECLATVGVTNAVRAGEVPAPEVRNAGSHTTGTINLIVITNACLAAPALVGAVQVATESKTGTLCDHAVPSWTGSPNATGTGTDAVVMACALKGHGPWQAYAGTHTMVGAMIGQVTADCLTQGLVRAAQWMSSASSAGSSV